A window of candidate division KSB1 bacterium genomic DNA:
TAAGCAACTGCCAGAGCAAATGACCGAGCAGCGAGAGCGTTCGAAAATGATCGATAAAACGATCTTCGCTGCTCGGTCTTTTTGATCGGCGATGAGAAATAACCGCTGAATCGAAGGTTGAGATCGCGACAAAACATATCCCAGTGGAGCCGAATTGGATGAGCTTTGCGATTGAATGGCTGGGTTTCAATATGGTAGGAGCGAAGTCATCCATCTATAAGCAATAGTCATCGGCGATTTTTTTGGGTGAGATCTTATTACTGGATCGTGGCGAGCCTTTCAGCGTGTCTGTTTTGCCTTAACTGATCATTTTTAAGTTAAGCGATGTCAGTTCGGCCTGCTGTCTCCATCGGTCGATTGCGCAAGCTCCCCTCTCATCAGAAGCCGCCGCTTTTCAAATCCCGACTTGATAAAATCCCAAGGCAGTATGGTGTCAAATGGACGCGGTTGATGGATAAAATCAGGGTCTATTCCAGCCTGTTTCCATGCCGCAGACCAATCGACATGCTGAGTCAATTTGAAGTGGATCGCTTTGGCAATCCGCTGATCCCCCAATGAGAACATCCCTTGTAGAATTTCATCTTTGACATTTTTGCGTGCGACCTGCACTCCAGGGAGTTTTCTCAGTTCTCTTTCCAAGAATTTTCTTTTACGTCGAATTTCCGTTTCCCTCAGCATGGGACTCCATTGGAATGGCGTGAATGGCTTTGGAATAAAGGTATTGATGCTGACCATCAGCGAGACTGCTTTTTTTCGTTTGCTGGTGATCTTTTGGATGGATTTCACCAATTCGATAATTCCGACCAGATCATCCTCTGACTCGTTAGGGAGACCGATCATGAAATAGAGCTTCAGTTGTTGGACTTTGGAATAAGCGATGGCCTCAGCAGCATTTATGATCTGCTGATCTGAAAGGTTCTTGTGGATTAACCAGCGCAATCGTTCAGTGCCTGCTTCTGGGGCGAAGGTTAGCGAACGCACCTGCCCGCGCTCTAACACCTTCAGGAATTCCGGAGTGATCATATCCAATCGAAACGAGGATAGACCCAGCTCATAGCCCTGATCAACCAACGTCTCGCAAAGGGCATGGAGCTGAGGATAATCGGACAGTGCTGCACCGATCAATCCTATTCGACGCGTGTTCTGATGATAGCGGTCGATAGTGCTCAAAATTCGATCTTGAGAAAAAATGCGAAATGGGTGATAAATATGGCTGGCGGCACAGAATCG
This region includes:
- a CDS encoding radical SAM protein gives rise to the protein MKRSNYENFRLYRESNLAQESNLVELEPESLLSIALVFPNSYPVGMANLGFQSIYRLFNEMPGVRCERAFLYDRFPGIAQTLETGRHLRDFDIIAFSVSYELDFPNLVQILLDAGITPFAAERHSREPLVMAGGAIAFMNPTPIEPFIDLFYLGEIEPQVRQLLSTMLKCKQQRSERKETLDQLSELPGIYLPARKADKSIARVYSTNDRYHPQYSPIISPNCHFKNMFLVEVGRGCGRYCRFCAASHIYHPFRIFSQDRILSTIDRYHQNTRRIGLIGAALSDYPQLHALCETLVDQGYELGLSSFRLDMITPEFLKVLERGQVRSLTFAPEAGTERLRWLIHKNLSDQQIINAAEAIAYSKVQQLKLYFMIGLPNESEDDLVGIIELVKSIQKITSKRKKAVSLMVSINTFIPKPFTPFQWSPMLRETEIRRKRKFLERELRKLPGVQVARKNVKDEILQGMFSLGDQRIAKAIHFKLTQHVDWSAAWKQAGIDPDFIHQPRPFDTILPWDFIKSGFEKRRLLMRGELAQSTDGDSRPN